The Triticum aestivum cultivar Chinese Spring chromosome 6D, IWGSC CS RefSeq v2.1, whole genome shotgun sequence genomic sequence AAGTGAACACTGCCAAGGGGCTTGGTCAAGATGTCTGTGTTCTGCTCGTAGGTCCCGATGAACTCCACGACCACCGTTCCCTTCTCGATGCAATCACGTATGAAGTGGTAGCGGAGATCAATGTGCTTGTTGAGGTTGTGAAGTATCAAATTGTTGCAGAGTTAGATCGCGAACTTATTGTCGACTATGGGATCACATGGGTGATGTCTTTATTCGGCATCTCGCTAAGAAGTCGAGCCATCCAGATCCCCTGTCACGCTATTGTTCCCGCTGTGATGTACTCCGCCTTGCACGAAGAGCTGGTGACAatattctgcttcagtgactgCCAGGTGATTGGACTGCTCCCAAGGGGGAAAACACGCTCGAGGTGCTTTTCCTGGAGTCCACGTCGACGGTGTGGTCAGAGTCGTTGTAGCTGACCAAGGTCTCACCATTGCCGCGGTGATACACACATTTGTGCGTGAGTGTGTCGGCGATGTAGCGGACAGGTGTTTAACAGCCGCaagatcatcattggctggagcctGCTCAGGAACCCGACAATGAACGAGATGTTCGGCCGAGTGTGCACGAGATACATTAGGTTGCCCATGACTCTCCAACAGAAGATAGTGTCCACCGGCTTCTCCTTGCTGAGCTTGCACTGTGCCTCCATTGGGGAGTTCACGACGTGGCAGTCCGCTATGCTCGCTTGCTTGAGTAGCTTGCCTGATTAGGCTGCTTGAGTGATCGTGGTGCGGCCATGCTCCTGGTTCACCCCCAGCCCGAGGTAGTACCAGAGCAGCCCGAGATCGCTCTTGTTAAAGAGCATTTTTCATCTCTTCCTTGAAGTTGCGCACCTCGTGTGGCTCGGCTCCGGTGATGAAGAGGTCGTCGACACAGATGCCAATGATGAGCATCATGTCCCCAATTCCATGTGCGTACACACCATGCTCGGAGGCGCTATGATGTCAAGCTTGTGTCCTTCTTGGCATTCCATGCCCTTGGTGCTTGCCAAAGTCCATATAGTGCCTTGTGTGTCATGTATAATCCATGCTTGTGTCCATCGGCTATGAAGCCAGACGGTTTGGACATGTAGACATTCTCCTTGAGGTTGCTGTTGAGGAACACCAACTTGACATACTTGTGATGGACCTGCCAGCCCCAATGTGCCTCCAAGGCAAGGATCAGTCACATGGACTCGAGCATTGCCACAGGTGCAAAGACTTCCTCAAAGTCCACCCTCGCATGTTGTACATACCCTTTTTCTACAAGTCGGGCCTTGTGTTTGATGATGGTGCCGTCCTCGTTCTTCTTCACCTTGAATACCAACTTGAGCCCAATAGCTCCATGCCCTGGAAGCAGCGTGGTAAGTGTCCAAGTGGCGTTGTCGGCGATTGACGATAGCTCATCCAACATCACGCGATGCCAATAGTCCTCGTGCTCTCCCTCAACGAATGTGGTTGGCTCCTTGGTGTCCATCAAATGCAACACCTCGTTGTCATCAAGGCTCTCCGCCAACTATGGCAGCTCGATGAGAAGGTCATCGATGCTTCGGTACTGGTGTGGGGCACTAGTGCTGTCGTCAGCGTCGATTAGGTCCGACCTCGCAATCGGTGGAGTTGTGAAGTGAACTGGCTCGACCTCACTTGGTGTGTCTGGGGTCGCTAAGCATAGGGCTGCTGTGCCCACTATGCTTCGAACCACTGGGCTTGGGGTCGCAGTGCTCGAAATTGCTTTACCCGGGGTCACTATTGTGCTCGGGGTTGCTTCCCGAACACTAACACTTGTGCACACCATGTACTCCACAGTGAAGGAGCTGCTCACTGGCGCCTCTCCCGGCGCCTCCCATCTCCAAAGTGCCTCCTCATCAAAGACAACGTCGCGGGAGATGTGCACGTGCTTCGGGACGAGGTCATACATCTTGTACGCCTTGGATCATGTCTCATAGCCAAAGAACACCATCGGGGTGCTCCGGTCATTGAGCTTATTCAGGTGTGGGTGTGTCGTCTTGACATGCCCAATGCACCCGAAGAATCGGACGATGCGCACGTCTAGCTTCTTCACGTACCACGACTCGTAAGGCATATAGCATTCGACACTCCTTGTGAAGGAATGGTTGAGGATGAAGACGGTCATGAGCgtgacctcccccccccccaatatgTGCTCGGCACCAGGTTGGCCTTGAGCATGTTGTGTACCATTCCGAACATGGTCTGATTCCGTCACTCAATTATCTTTCGTTCTTTGTGAGATCGATGCAGTTGTCAGGTGCGAAGCAACTATGGTCTTCTTGGGCACTTCCCAGACTGATGTTCTTCGGCTGGCTAGTCCTCACATTTCCGTGTTGGACTTCATATCATCTTCAATCATGGGGAATGCCGCACCACGGGCCTACTCGCTTGCCTTCAGGAGCCCAAATGCATTCACCACCTCATTGTCCAGTGCTCAAGGAAAATATGGTTTCAGGTCTTCAACCACTTGGATTGGGGGACATATGCTGAGACTGGTGCACAGACATCATCACCTTGACTGGTGGCGTGAATTGCAAAGAGCTAAATCCCCTCACCATTTTCACAACGAATTGCATTTGGCAGGAATGGAATCAATGCACATTCAAGAACATCTATTCCTTGACCTTCATGGTTACGAGTCATCTTTGTAATAAATGGAGACTATGGCTTGTGGTGCGGCAAAAAACATAGGGTAGGGTCTCTAGTAGACGAGCGTGAGTAGTCTAAGTGGTTCTCTGGTGGTAATGTGGCATAGACTAGGGTAGTCACCCCCTAATCACTCTTTTTTGTAACTAATTATGCATTTTGTAATGAACGTTGCACAAAGCTCTTGTGTATCCGGGGAAGGGGTGAATGGATCATATCTACATCTACCAATGCCAACAAAGATATTGCTTATTCTATGGGAAAAACTATGAACGCATCTCAATGTAAGTATAAAATGGCACACCGAGCTCTTACATATTCCGAGAAAAATAATGATGAAACAAAGCACACAATGCAACTACAAGTAAAATGTGTTGTTCAGCAAATTCCTACTCACCAGTCATCCATGCCATGGATGGTTGTGGGAGCTCAACGGTAGTCCATCCCTAGCTCCTCCGACGGATTCAGATGGGCCTGGCCAATACATAACGGAGTCGATATACTATGCCTTCTTTCTGAGATCGACGTGGATGTTAGGTGCAGAGAACTATAGTGTTCTCAGGCACCTCCGAGATTGAATTTATTTGATTGGTTGTTCCTCAAAAATCGGGGTTGGAATTTAAATGGTCTCCAAGCATGGGGTGTATGCTGCACCAATCGAACTGCTAGATTTGCCTTCATAAGCCGAAATATACCAACCAACGCATGGTCGAGTGTTCTTTCTCACCGATAGTCTATTCTTAGGTTCTTCAACCGCATGGATTGGGATACATATCCCACTCCTTCGATGAACTTGGTCAACTGATGGATAGTCGTTAGCGCCTCCACTGGTGGTGTTAAGCATAAATAGCTAAATTCTCTCACCATCCTCACCATGAGCTTCATTTGCCCGGAATGGAGTCAACACACCTTCAACAACGTCACTTCATTGACTTTCACAGTTGTCAAGCACATCTGTGTTGAGTGGACACTATGGCTTATGGTGTGGCAATAAACATGTAGGGTAGGGAGTCTAACAGCCAAGTGTGAGTAGTCCGAGTCAGTCTTCGATGGCAATGTGGCACAAAGTGCGGATGGTCACCCCCAATCACTCTTTCTTGTAACCGATTCTACATTTCTTAATGGTAGAACACAAAAGATCCTGCGTGCTCCAAGAGGAAAGTATGAACATACCATCAATGCAACTTCAAACACCACAGCCCACGCATTCCAAGAAAGGGTGAACAAACCATCAATGCAATTACAAAACGATGTGTGAAGCTCTTGTGTATTCCAGAAGATGAAAGAAGAGGAACCTGCCACCAATATATCACCATTCTTGCTCTAGCTTTCGTCATGCCgtatattggtgcaaatttaactTTTCGCGCCATTGAGATGAAGAACAAAGGAGGGCACTACAATACAAACATCTCTTACGGTGCAAAAACAAAAAATTCAACATGGACCATCGGATCTCGGACGGACGCACCAAATTTGGGCGGGAGAGCAGCCAAACGGCTTTGATCGTTTTGTCGAAAGCCGCCTGGCTAACACCTATATTGAAAGCAGGCCCTTTCGATGGCTCCCACATGACAAATCCAGGCCATCCATCCTAGATCCAACGGCCTACGTtctatttttatttctatttttgcaGCAAAGGGGGTGAGGGAAGGACTGAACCAAGAAACCCGGAAGCTCGGGGTGTAAACCATAAACGGCAGCCACACTAACGACTTCCTCCCTCCGCCCCCTCTCTCTCCACCCCTCCCCCCACTTTCCCACTCTGGAGTCGTCGTCTCTGCTCCGGTCTCCGGAGAAAAGCAAAGCCAGCGCCGAGCAGCAAGCCCCACACGCCAATTCGGAATCCTTCTCCTCCCCTCCACCCCCGCGATCCCGCCCCTCGCCGCCTGCCCGATCGGCCTGCTTCCTGCCGGGGTAAGAAGTTCCGCCTCGCCTCACGCCCAATTCGGCCCCCAATCGCGCGGTTGTTGGTTTTTCGGGTGATCGATTGCTGTTTTTTCGCGCGATTTGGAGGCGGATGGGTCGTCTGCGCGTCACCGTCTGCTGGGTTGTTGCGCCTGGTTGACGGATTTTGGAGGGATGGGCGATCGAGCTGGGAAGGGTCTGGAGAAAATTTTCTTGTTTTCTAGGTTGAAGGGCTTAAAGTTCGTGTGTAGACGTGTAGTATAGATGTAATTTTGGTATTTACAGAAAATGAGCAAAAAAATATATATCTTTCATTTACTGAGAATGTTCTTGGTTGTAAGATAAGCGATTTTGGTATTTTCAAACTAGAATTACATGTTATGTATGCTTGATAACTCATTTCTAATGTTCAGCTTGCTATAATTGCAGGTCTAGTGGGTGTACGGAAGAGGGCATTTCTTAGTTGAGGATGCACAGTTAATCTGCAGCAGCTCGAGTTGTAGCATTTGGATCTTCTGACATGGCTGAAGGGGCAAGGTTTCATGGCATGGTTGGCGGTGGCGGCAAGGGGATGCAAGAGAACGAGTTCAATGGCTTCTTCAGCATGCCCTACTATCAGAAAATTGGGGAGGGCTCCCACATGTCTGTCGACAGCACTGACAACTACAACCTCGCTGGTGGCTCCGTTACCATGTCAGTGGACAACAGCAGCGTGGGCTCGAACGAGTCCCGCACCGTCATACTTAAGCACCCGGGCCTCCGTGATGCTCCAACCGCAAGCTACTCGGTTGGCAACAGTGTCTTTCGTCCCAACCGTGTGGCTGCGCACACCCTAAATGAAGATGCATTGGCCAGGGTTCTGATGGACCCAAATCATCCAACAGAGATACTTAGCAAGTACCAGCAGTGGGCCATTGATCTGGGGAGGTTGGATATGGGGGTTCCCTTTGCACAGGGAGCCTTTGGGAAGCTGTACCGGGGAACATATATTGGAGAAGATGTTGCCATTAAGCTGCTGGAGAAGCCTGACAATGATATCGAGAGAGCACAATCGTTGGAACAGCAGTTTGTGCAAGAAGTTATGATGTTATCTACCCTAAGGCACCCAAATATAGTAAGATTTATAGGGGCTTGCAGGAAGTCAATTGTGTGGTGCATTATTACTGAGTATGCAAAAGGTGGCTCAGTCAGGCAGTTCCTGGCAAAAAGGCAGAACAAGTCGGTACCTTTGAGGCTGGCTGTCAAACAAGCATTGGATGTAGCGAGGGGAATGGCGTATGTGCATGCTCTGGGATTTATCCATAGGGACCTGAAGTCGGATAATCTTCTAATTGCAGCAGACAGATCCATTAAGATTGCTGACTTTGGAGTTGCTCGAATTGAAGTGAAAACAGAGGGGATGACACCAGAGACAGGAACCTACCGCTGGATGGCACCGTAAGTTCAATTGATGTTTGGTTTCGTATGTATATAGTTATCTTCAACATTTGAAATCTATGGTGTTTGTCATTTAATCTATTTGCACATGCCAAATCCTGTATCCGCTCATACAGTTGCCAACCTTCACCGTAGAACATTCAACTGCTTGTCAATAATCTATTACTGTAGTGTGATATTTACAAACTGTCCATAGATATTTTTCCCCACAATGTACCTGGATGCTCTGATTGTATGCAATGGGTTCTCATATAACTCAAACTGTACATGTTGTTGCCTTGTGTTAGACAGAAGTATCATCTGCATCTGATTAACAGCCTTCTGCTGCACCCCTGAAACGATTGAAGGTTGGACTAGCCTTATAACTATTAACGAAGCAAGTCTATTATACCACAGTTCCAACATTTTGTCCATACAAAGCATGGTCCATCGGAATCCAAATTGAAATATTGCAGAGTTGGCAACTATTTTCTCAACAGTAGGGTAGTAGGGTACAGTGGCGGGCTATTATACCAGTAACATAACTAACATATAATGTTCCCTTTTCTGTTTTATATATTAAATTCTCTTTGCATACATGGAGAAATGGTAGAGAATTGTTTCACTTCGATTGTCTCATAGTAACGCTTCTATTTGTTCCTCTCGCCAAAATTCCAGCATTATGCAGTGTATATAATTGATGTAGTGGTTGGTCTTTTTTGTGTGCAGGGAAATGATCCAGCACAGGCCTTATGATCATAAGGTTGATGTCTACAGCTTTGGGATTGTCTTGTGGGAGCTTATAACTGGCATGCTTCCTTTCACAAACATGACAGCTGTTCAGGCGGCTTTTGCTGTTGTAAATAAGGGTGCTCGTCCAGCGATCCCACATGACTGCCTGCCTTCCCTAACCCACATCATGACGCGCTGTTGGGATGCAAACCCTGAAGTTCGCCCACCATTCACCGAGATCGTCTGCATGCTTGAGAACGCCGAGATGGAGGTCGTGAGCCATGTCCGTAAAGCGCGCTTCCGCTGCTGCGTTGCTGAACCCATGACCACCGACTGAAACTAAAGCAGGTTAGACTATCGCAGCGGGCATTAGGGAAGAAAACAGGTAAGGATGAAGAAAAGAGGCAATGCCAATGTGTTCATCGTTGTCAGTGCGTGGGGTCTGTGTGCCTTTACCAGTGCGCATTCTGTCTTGTGTAAGTTGCACACCTCAAGTAAAAGTAATTTCGTATAGATGTTGCCTTGTATGCTAACAAAGACCTAATGGAGCTTTTCCGTGTTAATAATATCCGCTTGCTCTTGTACTCGTGCAAGTTTGTGCTTCGCATTTGCGTGCTCTTGTTCTTCATCATGTTGATTTCTGTGGTGTCGGTTTCCTGGACACTATATTGCGGTTCATAATACTTTTGCTTTTTTTTTACACCAATTCTTGCTTGGTTGGTAACCTGTCAATTGGATCAATCACTGTCACTTGATCCAAAGTTTATGCTAATCATGGTGACACTTCAACATATGAGCAATCCAGCTGGTGGTTTCATTTTGAAAATCACAACTTGTTGAGCTGTATATTTTAGTGGCTGTTCTGCCTCACTATCAGCCACATACTGGCCTGATTCAGGCTGATTTATATTGAAGACAACCGTGATGGTGACCCTGTTCTACATCTTGTGTGTCCTAACGCGAGCTGTTTGGATTGTTTGCTTTGAGGAGACAGGATCGCTTTCTTTACCTGGAATTATATGATTATAGTCTGCTCTTTGATGTATGTGTGTGCACGTTCTACAGAACAAAATTACTCGTATAATTTAATATGTGGGCAAGTCAAAGTAGACTGTTCTCTTCTGCCTGCGCAATGAAACAAATTAGTGTTATCTGCATAACAAATATGAAATCATATCGTCTATGATACCCCTCTTCCGGTGTAGCAAATGGTAAAAAAGATCACCGCGAATCAGTAATGGAGATTACTGATGCAAATGGCTTGTCAGGGAGAAGAAAATATACAAGTCGTCACTTTATGAAACAAATCATGTCCAGATTCATCAACAATGGTTTCAAAACGAGCCAACAATTGGCAGCAGGGTTGTACAATGGAAAAATAACAAGGTAATCAATGAGTATATAGGTAACATGAACAGTGAGATTTTCCACTCTGGTAGTAGTTGACAGGAGCAGTTCTTGCATAAGCTCTTCCTGGCTGTAGATCCAAAATGGTACAGATGCTCGTGCGTCTTCACGCATCAATTCATCCGGTTTACGCCGAAGAAAGTAGATTCATAACCACTGCTGGCGCCATCCATGGTGAAACGGACGAACTGAGGCGATGGCACCATGGGCTGTCCTTCGGCACAGGACGCCGACGGAGGGCTCCCTCCATGTGGTGAAGGGCCCCGGCTGTTTTGGCTGGCACCAGTGAATTGGACGAGACAAGATGCTTGCTGTACAGGATCAGGTAATCCACAAGAACTAGCTGACAGAAGAGAGAGAGCATGCTGAAGATCCGGTGCTCCACCTAATTTCGAAGCGGTTACAGATGCGTCCGGACCTACAGGAATTCATCAATCGGTCAATCAAAAGGATTCCCTCACCAAAGTATGGACACTCAAGAACATCCAAATGTTGGGATCAGATATATCTGCAAAGGTGAACGAACATCATGTGGCTCATATGCATTCGAGATATATTTCAATCGAAAACAATTGAGCAGTATTGCTGACAAGCAAACTGCAGTATATTTGGTTATATATAACTAGTCCTCCATGTTGAATTATGAGTATATTGCCCACCTTTCCTCGTCAGCTTAAGCTTTTGGTTTTCACTGTTTTGAGGCATGAAACTCAACAGTCTATTATTATTCACTATTAAGGACTTTAGTGAATGGACATACCAAAGTAAATTTGGGAGTTCCTAAGCTTACTTATGCATATTATCAAAAGTATTGCCATGACACCATTTTTTCACATGGGTCGTGACAAACATTTGAATATACAAGATCAGCTATTTGATATCATTCTGTATGCAATACAGAGCTGTCTAACCACAAGATCACTACTGATTGTAGTTTTAAATGTGTGATGTTCGTTGTTATCAAAATTTGGTATCATTATAATTGCTATTTCAGCTATACCTGAAGCCCAATTAATCCAGTGCAATGTAGGTGCAAGTTGTTCCGATGGAAATTCATAGTAGTGATTAACTAATTAATCATGTTGTAAGTAGGACATTTTGATATAACTACATATATCCAAGTGTTGCATACTAACGTTTATATGTAGGTGCAGGAAAACTAGTAATATATGTCAATACTGAAAAACAACTTAAGTCAAATCACCTCAGGCTGAAAAACTACACAAAACATAAATTTTGCCACACAATCTAGCATAA encodes the following:
- the LOC123144130 gene encoding serine/threonine-protein kinase STY13: MAEGARFHGMVGGGGKGMQENEFNGFFSMPYYQKIGEGSHMSVDSTDNYNLAGGSVTMSVDNSSVGSNESRTVILKHPGLRDAPTASYSVGNSVFRPNRVAAHTLNEDALARVLMDPNHPTEILSKYQQWAIDLGRLDMGVPFAQGAFGKLYRGTYIGEDVAIKLLEKPDNDIERAQSLEQQFVQEVMMLSTLRHPNIVRFIGACRKSIVWCIITEYAKGGSVRQFLAKRQNKSVPLRLAVKQALDVARGMAYVHALGFIHRDLKSDNLLIAADRSIKIADFGVARIEVKTEGMTPETGTYRWMAPEMIQHRPYDHKVDVYSFGIVLWELITGMLPFTNMTAVQAAFAVVNKGARPAIPHDCLPSLTHIMTRCWDANPEVRPPFTEIVCMLENAEMEVVSHVRKARFRCCVAEPMTTD